From a region of the Myxococcus stipitatus genome:
- a CDS encoding cupin domain-containing protein → MTTVPPAYAVDTSNTPWVPMGPAGMSFKPLRFFRDGSGWSYLFRLEPGTVIPRHRHTGEVHGFNLSGHRELLDTGEVIGPGGYVYEPPGNVDSWRVVGDAPAVLHITVKGAIQYLDAEGRVTREVTSADRLETYRRWCEANGVPFAATLE, encoded by the coding sequence ATGACCACCGTCCCGCCCGCCTACGCCGTCGACACCTCCAACACGCCCTGGGTCCCCATGGGCCCCGCCGGCATGTCCTTCAAGCCGCTGCGCTTCTTCCGGGACGGCAGCGGCTGGTCCTACCTGTTCCGGCTGGAGCCGGGCACCGTCATCCCGCGTCACCGGCACACGGGCGAGGTGCACGGCTTCAACCTCTCCGGTCACCGCGAGCTGCTCGACACGGGCGAGGTGATTGGACCGGGCGGCTACGTCTACGAGCCGCCCGGCAACGTCGACAGCTGGCGGGTGGTGGGAGACGCGCCCGCCGTGCTCCACATCACCGTGAAGGGCGCCATCCAATACCTCGACGCCGAGGGCCGGGTGACGCGCGAGGTGACGTCCGCGGACCGGCTGGAGACCTACCGCCGCTGGTGCGAGGCGAACGGCGTCCCCTTCGCCGCGACGCTGGAGTGA
- a CDS encoding dienelactone hydrolase family protein, with translation MRILVLHSAYGLRPAIHAACSRLEAAGHGVHAPDLYDGATADTLERALALRDAVGREALLDRALAEVEAWRPDVLLGFSLGASLAQRVAVRRGAPPRLVLFHGVAESDVQLPPRMDLLAHVARPDDFVTDAELEAWRLAFMRAGARVELHRYDGAGHVFTDPDLPDFDEAAAERAWDTTLRWLAAGD, from the coding sequence ATGCGCATCCTCGTCCTCCACTCCGCCTACGGCCTGCGCCCCGCAATCCATGCCGCGTGCTCGCGCCTGGAGGCCGCCGGACACGGGGTCCATGCCCCGGACCTGTACGACGGCGCCACCGCGGACACCTTGGAGCGCGCGCTCGCGCTGCGGGACGCGGTGGGACGCGAGGCCCTGCTGGACCGCGCGCTGGCGGAGGTCGAGGCCTGGCGCCCCGACGTGCTCCTGGGCTTCAGCCTGGGGGCCTCGCTCGCCCAGCGCGTGGCGGTGCGCCGCGGAGCCCCGCCGCGGCTGGTGCTCTTCCATGGTGTGGCCGAGTCCGATGTCCAGCTCCCGCCCCGCATGGACCTGCTCGCCCACGTCGCGCGGCCGGATGACTTCGTCACCGACGCGGAGCTGGAGGCGTGGCGGCTGGCCTTCATGCGCGCGGGCGCCCGGGTGGAGCTGCACCGCTACGACGGCGCGGGCCACGTCTTCACCGACCCCGACCTGCCCGACTTCGACGAGGCCGCCGCCGAGCGCGCCTGGGACACCACGCTGCGCTGGCTCGCCGCGGGGGATTGA
- a CDS encoding CHAT domain-containing protein has product MAQDGAAPPRLWLEVDIAQAGDEVQEVTRADMNVHTRPRTFSRKDVIEQFKAWVQAAARQSSPLAPAAQAEQLHDALFQSEVLAAFSSLQRVVGVPPPLMRLMPQHRDLEGVPWEAMCKRGGEAEFLGISQEMCLVRGVHTTRPSRPHRVDGAIRMLVISPLDEDRPGLMKEDLQPAIDSGHLEWLEPLVGSRARLEFVEQRLMKAPVPHILHFIGHGRALPTPALQLADDADGQESWLKVALLARLLQPAFGDALRLVTLESCSGAQPDSLTSAAARLGDLGADAVVAHLWPVRAKVARHCSKAFYHALIEKTVHAGDVARSLQAARFSLYTTFEESAEAFSPVLYLRNRDSLLFDFQTRTPTPPQVSDVAPSPVVSGAREPPGSSELQGLGDLMKRPFCLVLGDRWNESLTGFRQTLHDNLTGPWAAPSGLPMSALAQRYVLKSGAKALSPLFQDEFRGAMPSLPLVESFAAHLPPGVHITLLRTPLLEDALVRLHPERTLYVVQPLPPGSGMPSLRMWDGKKWRQLGALPAKFDPEREMTLVRLYRGYLAGPVFEMPLLTEDDYLTEVRDLESVLMPELADLLLGPLRNRPTLLVGMSLLMWHHRLLLHQIFDTRPLSERSRVLLEPGEPEAESWQRGRGLPCNGPVRVIQIDERPLRAFVDALAPGAAS; this is encoded by the coding sequence ATGGCTCAGGATGGAGCAGCGCCTCCCCGCCTCTGGCTGGAGGTCGACATCGCCCAGGCGGGGGACGAGGTCCAGGAGGTGACCCGCGCGGACATGAACGTCCACACGCGCCCGCGCACCTTCTCCCGGAAGGATGTCATCGAGCAGTTCAAGGCGTGGGTCCAGGCGGCCGCCCGCCAGAGCAGCCCCCTGGCGCCGGCGGCCCAGGCCGAGCAACTCCACGATGCGCTGTTCCAGAGCGAGGTCCTCGCGGCGTTCTCCTCGCTGCAACGCGTCGTGGGCGTGCCGCCGCCGCTGATGCGGCTGATGCCCCAGCACCGCGACCTGGAGGGCGTTCCCTGGGAGGCGATGTGCAAGCGGGGCGGCGAGGCGGAGTTCCTGGGCATCTCCCAGGAGATGTGCCTGGTGCGCGGCGTCCACACCACGCGGCCTTCGCGTCCGCATCGCGTGGATGGAGCCATCCGGATGCTGGTCATCTCCCCGCTGGACGAGGACCGGCCGGGCTTGATGAAGGAGGACCTCCAGCCGGCCATCGACTCCGGGCACCTGGAGTGGCTGGAGCCGCTGGTGGGCTCGCGCGCGCGGCTCGAGTTCGTGGAGCAGCGCCTGATGAAGGCGCCCGTGCCCCACATCCTGCACTTCATCGGGCATGGGAGGGCCCTGCCGACCCCGGCGCTCCAACTGGCGGACGACGCGGACGGTCAGGAGTCCTGGCTCAAGGTGGCGCTGCTGGCGCGGCTGCTGCAACCCGCCTTTGGCGATGCCCTGCGGTTGGTGACGCTCGAGTCGTGTTCGGGGGCGCAGCCGGATTCGCTGACGAGCGCGGCGGCGCGGCTGGGAGACCTGGGCGCGGACGCGGTGGTGGCGCACCTGTGGCCCGTGCGCGCGAAGGTCGCCCGCCATTGCTCGAAGGCCTTCTACCACGCGCTCATCGAGAAGACGGTGCATGCCGGCGACGTGGCGCGCAGCCTCCAGGCGGCGCGCTTCAGCCTGTACACGACCTTCGAGGAGAGCGCGGAGGCGTTCTCGCCGGTGCTCTACCTGCGCAACCGGGACTCGCTCCTGTTCGACTTCCAGACGCGGACTCCCACGCCGCCCCAGGTCTCCGACGTCGCGCCATCCCCCGTCGTGTCAGGGGCTCGGGAGCCTCCGGGGTCGTCGGAGTTGCAGGGGCTCGGGGACCTGATGAAGCGGCCGTTCTGCCTGGTGCTGGGGGACCGCTGGAACGAATCGCTCACGGGGTTCCGGCAGACGCTGCACGACAACCTCACGGGGCCCTGGGCCGCGCCCTCGGGGCTCCCGATGAGCGCGCTCGCGCAGCGCTATGTCCTCAAGTCCGGGGCCAAGGCGCTCAGCCCGCTGTTCCAGGACGAGTTCCGCGGCGCGATGCCGTCGCTCCCGCTGGTGGAGTCCTTCGCGGCGCACCTGCCCCCGGGCGTCCACATCACCCTGCTGCGCACGCCCCTCCTGGAAGACGCGCTCGTGCGCCTTCATCCCGAGCGGACGCTGTATGTCGTGCAACCCCTGCCTCCGGGCAGCGGCATGCCGTCGCTGCGGATGTGGGACGGGAAGAAGTGGCGGCAGCTCGGCGCGCTCCCCGCGAAGTTCGACCCCGAGCGGGAGATGACCCTGGTGCGGCTGTACCGGGGATATCTGGCCGGCCCCGTCTTCGAGATGCCGCTGCTCACGGAGGACGACTACCTGACGGAGGTCCGCGACCTGGAGTCCGTGCTGATGCCGGAGCTGGCCGACCTCCTGCTGGGGCCGCTGCGCAACCGCCCGACGCTGCTGGTGGGGATGTCCCTGTTGATGTGGCATCACCGGTTGTTGTTGCACCAGATCTTCGATACCCGGCCGCTGTCGGAGCGGAGCCGCGTGCTGCTCGAGCCCGGTGAGCCGGAGGCGGAGTCCTGGCAGCGGGGACGCGGGCTGCCGTGCAACGGGCCCGTGCGGGTCATCCAGATAGACGAGCGCCCGCTGCGCGCGTTCGTGGATGCACTCGCCCCCGGAGCCGCGTCATGA
- a CDS encoding lipase family protein, with the protein MSASRPLTPLLLLAVVLLGQACSHGPRPPESLPDFYRAPLPIPGTQPGHVIRHEPLTGFAALEDAASNERVLYRSNAVAGDRPIAVSGIIALPKGPPPEGGWPIVSWAHGTVGVADVCAPSRDTLGAAAHVFNQAPHRLLNLLLRNGYAVVMTDYEGLGTVGRHPFLLGDSEARGVLDIVRAARNLYPDVLSTKFAIAGHSQGGQAALFAAARAAQRLAGSGLEPVGVIAYAPASAILGLFRLGIAQTQPFEGAAFIPMYFTGAAEGDPEHIQLDSLLKDARARELYSHVDTRCRVELSAADSWGGINVKDTVLAPDADLGALEAQLEAMHPGTLNIPIPLRLVQGRLDTRVDPLQTLRVYSELTQRGANIDYVGCPFADHFGVMGDDLPGMLGWLRQRFTGQPPDPAWTSSCAPLTPEELRSAGAPGSTR; encoded by the coding sequence ATGTCCGCGTCACGTCCGCTCACGCCGCTCCTCCTCCTCGCCGTCGTCCTGCTGGGGCAGGCCTGCTCCCACGGCCCCCGGCCGCCAGAGTCCCTCCCGGACTTCTACCGGGCGCCCCTGCCCATTCCCGGGACGCAGCCGGGCCATGTCATCCGCCACGAGCCGCTCACGGGGTTCGCCGCGCTGGAGGACGCCGCGAGCAACGAGCGGGTGCTGTACCGCTCCAACGCCGTGGCGGGCGACAGGCCCATCGCCGTGTCGGGCATCATCGCCCTGCCCAAGGGCCCCCCGCCCGAGGGCGGCTGGCCCATCGTCAGCTGGGCGCACGGGACGGTCGGCGTGGCCGACGTGTGTGCTCCCTCGCGCGACACGCTGGGCGCGGCGGCGCACGTCTTCAACCAGGCGCCGCACCGGCTGCTGAACCTGCTCCTGCGCAACGGCTACGCGGTGGTCATGACCGACTACGAGGGGCTGGGCACGGTGGGGCGCCATCCCTTCCTGCTCGGGGATTCGGAGGCGCGGGGCGTGCTCGACATCGTCCGGGCGGCGAGGAACCTCTACCCGGACGTGCTCTCCACGAAGTTCGCCATCGCCGGCCACTCGCAGGGAGGACAGGCCGCGCTGTTCGCGGCGGCGAGGGCCGCGCAGCGGCTCGCGGGGTCGGGCCTGGAGCCGGTGGGGGTCATCGCGTACGCGCCCGCGTCGGCCATCCTCGGGCTGTTCCGGCTGGGCATCGCCCAGACGCAGCCCTTCGAGGGCGCCGCCTTCATCCCCATGTACTTCACGGGCGCGGCGGAGGGCGACCCGGAGCACATCCAGTTGGATTCGCTGTTGAAGGACGCGCGAGCCCGCGAGCTGTACTCCCATGTGGACACGCGTTGCCGCGTGGAGCTGAGCGCGGCGGACTCGTGGGGAGGCATCAACGTGAAGGACACGGTGCTCGCGCCCGACGCGGACCTCGGCGCGCTGGAGGCGCAGCTCGAGGCGATGCACCCGGGGACGTTGAACATCCCCATTCCCCTCCGGCTGGTGCAGGGCCGCCTGGACACGCGCGTGGACCCGCTGCAGACCCTGAGGGTCTACTCCGAGCTCACCCAGCGCGGCGCGAACATCGACTACGTCGGGTGCCCGTTCGCGGACCACTTCGGCGTGATGGGAGACGACCTCCCCGGGATGCTGGGCTGGCTGCGGCAGCGCTTCACCGGCCAGCCCCCGGACCCCGCCTGGACGAGCTCCTGCGCTCCGCTCACGCCCGAGGAGCTGAGGTCCGCTGGCGCGCCCGGGTCGACCCGGTAG
- a CDS encoding beta-lactamase family protein, with protein MTRPSTRAVLAPLSGAIALTLLTGAAPAKPTTQWLARPSEAARVAKVEAGLTPLTLPGEAPVALSLQEWMALYGIPGLSIAVFDRGELVWAKAYGVKQAGGDAPVTLDTRFQAASISKPVTALAALHHAEANKWSLDEDVNTRLVSWKVPENDLTREQKVTLRRLLSHTAGLTVHGFRGYAAAAGEPVPTLKQILDGEKPANSSPIRVDILPGSRFRYSGGGFTVVQQLLEDQLHKPFARVMQETVLTPLGMKDSSFEQPLPAAIAQRAATGTRDGGESVKGGVHVYPEQAAAGLWTTPSDLARLALEVSKAAQGKSRRLLSQAMAKQLLTRQPPGTFGLGFGLPGGTRFAHGGANEGFRATLLADSATGSGVAVMTNSDNGSLVFERILASVAAAYAWKDYTTPAESPWVTADLIARRRGVDATIAWFRAERAARPTEQLSPDVLNEMGYILLKSDRKDEALKVFEANVSIFPENANAHDSLGEAYLKVGRKAEAAASYRKSLALDPKNANAVKVLEQLGAATK; from the coding sequence ATGACGCGACCGTCGACCCGTGCCGTTCTCGCCCCCCTTTCGGGCGCCATCGCCCTCACGCTGCTCACCGGGGCGGCGCCCGCGAAGCCCACCACCCAGTGGCTGGCCCGTCCATCCGAGGCCGCCCGGGTGGCGAAGGTCGAGGCGGGGCTGACGCCGCTCACCCTCCCCGGAGAGGCCCCCGTCGCCCTCTCCCTCCAGGAGTGGATGGCCCTGTATGGCATCCCCGGGCTGAGCATCGCGGTGTTCGACCGGGGTGAGCTCGTCTGGGCCAAGGCCTATGGCGTGAAGCAGGCCGGCGGCGACGCCCCCGTCACCCTCGACACGCGCTTCCAGGCCGCCTCCATCAGCAAGCCCGTCACCGCCCTGGCCGCCCTGCACCACGCGGAGGCCAACAAGTGGTCGCTCGACGAGGACGTCAACACCCGGCTGGTGTCGTGGAAGGTGCCGGAGAACGACCTCACCCGCGAGCAGAAGGTCACCCTGCGCCGGCTGCTCAGCCACACCGCCGGACTGACGGTGCATGGGTTCCGGGGCTACGCGGCCGCGGCCGGCGAGCCCGTCCCCACGCTGAAGCAGATCCTCGACGGGGAGAAGCCCGCCAACTCCAGCCCCATCCGCGTGGACATCCTCCCTGGGAGCAGGTTCCGCTACAGCGGTGGCGGCTTCACCGTGGTCCAGCAGCTGCTGGAGGACCAGCTCCACAAGCCCTTCGCCCGCGTCATGCAGGAGACGGTCCTCACGCCGCTCGGCATGAAGGACAGCTCCTTCGAGCAGCCGTTGCCCGCCGCCATCGCGCAGCGGGCCGCCACGGGCACCCGTGACGGAGGGGAGAGCGTGAAGGGCGGCGTCCACGTCTACCCGGAGCAGGCGGCGGCGGGATTGTGGACCACGCCGTCGGACCTCGCGCGACTGGCCCTCGAGGTCTCCAAGGCCGCTCAGGGCAAGTCCCGTCGCCTCCTGTCGCAGGCCATGGCGAAGCAGCTGCTCACCCGCCAGCCTCCCGGCACGTTCGGGCTCGGCTTCGGGCTGCCGGGCGGCACGCGCTTCGCCCATGGCGGCGCGAACGAGGGCTTCCGCGCCACCCTCCTGGCCGACTCGGCCACGGGCAGCGGCGTCGCGGTGATGACGAACTCCGACAACGGCTCGCTCGTGTTCGAGCGCATCCTCGCCAGCGTGGCGGCCGCGTACGCCTGGAAGGACTACACCACGCCTGCGGAGAGTCCCTGGGTGACGGCGGATCTGATCGCGCGGCGCCGTGGCGTCGACGCGACCATCGCCTGGTTCCGGGCGGAACGCGCGGCGCGCCCCACCGAGCAGCTGTCGCCGGACGTCCTCAACGAGATGGGCTACATCCTGCTCAAGTCGGACAGGAAGGACGAGGCCCTGAAGGTCTTCGAGGCCAACGTCTCCATCTTCCCCGAGAACGCCAATGCCCACGACAGCCTGGGCGAGGCGTACCTCAAGGTCGGCCGGAAGGCGGAGGCCGCCGCGAGCTACCGCAAGTCGCTCGCGCTCGACCCGAAGAACGCGAACGCGGTCAAGGTGCTGGAGCAGCTCGGCGCCGCGACGAAGTGA
- a CDS encoding YciI family protein produces the protein MSFMLMIMEPPGARQARNQEQGKIAYAQMMGFQKRLQDQGILIAGEALKSDDHASRIEVRSGKRNISDGPFTESKEIIGGFFLIDVKTRGEAMEVAMTCPACEWGTVEVREIAPSCYE, from the coding sequence ATGTCATTCATGTTGATGATCATGGAGCCACCCGGCGCGCGGCAGGCACGCAATCAGGAGCAGGGGAAGATCGCCTATGCCCAGATGATGGGCTTCCAGAAGCGCCTCCAGGACCAGGGCATCCTCATCGCCGGAGAGGCGCTGAAGTCCGACGACCACGCCTCGCGTATCGAGGTCCGCTCGGGCAAGCGCAACATCAGCGACGGCCCGTTCACGGAGTCGAAGGAGATCATCGGGGGGTTCTTCCTGATCGACGTCAAGACGCGGGGCGAGGCGATGGAGGTCGCCATGACGTGTCCGGCCTGCGAGTGGGGCACCGTCGAGGTGCGTGAAATCGCCCCCAGCTGCTACGAGTAG
- a CDS encoding replication-associated recombination protein A: MSAGPDLFSASVDMNRFAPLAERMRPRTPDEFIGQAHLLGPGGPLRRLMERKQIVSSLFWGPPGVGKTTLARMLASSVDAEMVVLSAVSDGIPRIREVVAEAERARNQYSRRTVLFVDEIHRWAKNVQEQALPHVESGLFILLGATTENVSFEVRPALLSRCRVFRLVDLTLQDIQGALTRALTDSKRGLGARKLTVGDEALSLLARGGAGDVRKALGALEMAAGLTPDGGEIAVETAREAVGVGLSRHDKDGDEHFDLLSALQKSCRGSNAQGAIFWAAKLLQTGDVVSLWRRLKVIAVEDVGMAMPEAISIVRACEEGFHSTGMPEGRLFVAHAVVTLATARKSNRAYAAMNAALEALEAHPNATPPPHLRNAPTELLKELGHGKGYQPPWDFKEHYAPGQTYLPSPLERAVFYRPSKEGYEAEVHERMSHWWREDKAARGE, encoded by the coding sequence ATGAGCGCTGGCCCCGACCTCTTCTCCGCCTCCGTCGACATGAACCGCTTCGCCCCGCTCGCGGAGCGGATGCGACCACGCACGCCCGACGAGTTCATCGGGCAGGCCCACCTGCTGGGTCCGGGCGGGCCGCTGCGGCGGCTGATGGAGCGCAAGCAGATCGTCTCCTCGCTGTTCTGGGGGCCGCCGGGGGTGGGGAAGACGACGCTGGCGAGGATGCTGGCGTCGAGCGTGGACGCGGAGATGGTGGTCCTGTCCGCCGTGTCGGACGGCATCCCCCGCATCCGCGAGGTGGTGGCGGAGGCGGAGCGCGCGCGCAACCAGTACTCGCGCCGCACGGTGCTGTTCGTCGACGAAATCCACCGGTGGGCGAAGAACGTCCAGGAGCAGGCGCTGCCCCACGTGGAGAGCGGCCTGTTCATCCTCCTGGGCGCCACCACGGAGAACGTCAGCTTCGAGGTCCGCCCCGCGCTGCTCAGCCGCTGCCGCGTCTTCCGGCTCGTGGACCTCACGCTCCAGGACATCCAGGGCGCGCTCACCCGGGCGCTCACGGATTCGAAGCGCGGGCTGGGGGCGCGCAAGCTCACCGTGGGGGACGAGGCGCTGTCGCTGCTGGCGCGGGGCGGGGCGGGGGACGTGCGCAAGGCGCTGGGCGCGCTGGAGATGGCGGCGGGCCTGACACCGGACGGCGGGGAGATCGCCGTGGAGACCGCGCGCGAGGCGGTGGGCGTGGGGCTGTCCCGGCACGACAAGGACGGCGACGAGCACTTCGACCTGCTCAGCGCGTTGCAGAAGTCCTGCCGGGGGTCGAACGCGCAGGGGGCCATCTTCTGGGCGGCGAAGCTGCTCCAGACGGGCGACGTGGTGTCGCTGTGGCGCAGGCTCAAGGTCATCGCCGTGGAGGACGTGGGCATGGCGATGCCGGAGGCCATCAGCATCGTCCGCGCGTGCGAGGAGGGCTTCCACTCCACGGGCATGCCCGAGGGACGCTTGTTCGTCGCGCACGCCGTCGTCACCCTGGCCACCGCGCGCAAGAGCAACCGCGCCTACGCGGCGATGAACGCGGCGCTGGAGGCGCTGGAGGCGCACCCGAACGCCACGCCGCCGCCCCACCTGCGCAACGCGCCCACGGAGCTGCTCAAGGAGCTGGGACACGGCAAGGGCTACCAGCCGCCGTGGGACTTCAAGGAGCACTACGCGCCAGGGCAGACGTACCTGCCCTCACCCCTGGAGCGCGCCGTCTTCTACCGGCCGAGCAAGGAGGGCTACGAGGCGGAGGTCCACGAGCGGATGAGCCACTGGTGGCGCGAGGACAAGGCCGCGCGCGGCGAATAG
- a CDS encoding RNA polymerase sigma factor codes for MTAGDPRHRAIEAVWRIEAARLIAGLTRMVRDVGLAEEFAQDALVAALERWPQTGIPDNPGAWLMATAKRRAIDELRRGKRVERKHEELGHELESEQERTSPDFDTAMDEDVGDDLLRLMFISCHPVLSTEARVALTLRLLGGLTTEEIARAFLVPAPTVAQRIVRAKRTLAEERVPFEMPRGEALAARLSSVLEVIYLVFNEGYSATAGDDWMRPELCADALRLGRILAGLAPREPEVHGLVSLMEIQASRARARVGPTGEPVLLLEQNRALWDQLLIRRGLAALAVADGLHGGEPGPYVLQASLAACHARARRAEDTDWARIAELYGELSRRMPSPVVELNRAVALSMAFGPARGLAVVDTLVAEPTLASYHLLPSVRGDLLRKLGRLDEARAEFERAASLTRNARERELLLERAASCARGDA; via the coding sequence GTGACGGCCGGGGACCCGCGACATCGCGCGATTGAAGCAGTCTGGCGAATCGAAGCCGCGCGCCTCATCGCGGGATTGACCCGGATGGTGCGGGACGTGGGGCTGGCGGAGGAGTTCGCGCAGGACGCGCTGGTGGCCGCGCTGGAGCGCTGGCCCCAGACGGGCATCCCGGACAACCCGGGGGCGTGGCTGATGGCCACGGCCAAGCGGCGGGCCATCGACGAACTGCGCCGGGGCAAGCGCGTCGAGCGCAAGCACGAGGAGCTGGGGCACGAGCTGGAGTCGGAGCAGGAGCGCACCTCTCCGGACTTCGACACGGCCATGGACGAGGACGTGGGCGACGACCTGCTGCGCCTCATGTTCATCTCGTGCCATCCGGTGCTCTCCACGGAGGCGCGCGTGGCGCTCACGCTGCGGCTGCTCGGGGGCCTGACGACGGAGGAGATCGCGCGCGCGTTCCTGGTGCCCGCGCCCACGGTGGCGCAGCGAATCGTGCGGGCGAAGCGCACGCTCGCGGAGGAGCGCGTGCCGTTCGAGATGCCCCGGGGCGAGGCGCTCGCCGCGCGCCTGTCGTCGGTGCTGGAGGTCATCTACCTCGTCTTCAACGAGGGCTACTCCGCCACGGCGGGCGACGACTGGATGCGGCCGGAGCTGTGCGCGGACGCGCTGCGGCTGGGGCGCATCCTGGCGGGGCTGGCGCCCAGGGAGCCGGAGGTGCATGGCCTGGTGTCCCTCATGGAGATCCAGGCGTCGAGGGCTCGGGCGCGCGTGGGGCCCACGGGCGAGCCCGTGCTGCTGCTCGAGCAGAACCGCGCACTGTGGGACCAGCTGCTCATCCGCCGTGGGCTGGCCGCGCTGGCGGTCGCGGACGGCCTGCACGGGGGCGAGCCCGGGCCCTACGTGCTCCAGGCCTCGCTCGCCGCGTGCCACGCGCGGGCCCGCCGCGCGGAGGACACGGACTGGGCCCGCATCGCGGAGCTCTACGGAGAGCTGTCCCGGCGCATGCCGTCGCCCGTGGTGGAGCTCAACCGCGCCGTGGCGCTCTCCATGGCCTTCGGCCCCGCGCGGGGGCTCGCCGTCGTCGACACGCTCGTCGCGGAGCCCACGCTCGCCAGCTACCACCTGCTGCCGAGCGTGCGCGGAGACCTGCTGCGCAAGCTCGGAAGGCTCGACGAGGCCCGCGCGGAGTTCGAGCGGGCCGCCTCGCTCACGCGCAATGCCCGCGAGCGCGAGCTGCTGCTCGAACGCGCCGCGTCGTGCGCGCGCGGCGACGCCTGA
- a CDS encoding DUF2277 domain-containing protein, whose product MCRNIKPLFNFSPPATDEDIRAAALQFVRKIAGTRKPSRQNTDAFEVAVEEIFQSSKRMLEGLVATTPPRDRRKFEELKRLRFRKAEAR is encoded by the coding sequence ATGTGCCGGAACATCAAGCCGCTCTTCAACTTCTCGCCCCCCGCGACGGACGAGGACATCCGCGCCGCCGCCCTGCAGTTCGTCCGGAAGATCGCCGGGACGCGCAAGCCGTCGCGCCAGAACACGGACGCGTTCGAGGTCGCCGTGGAGGAGATATTCCAGAGCTCGAAGCGGATGCTGGAGGGGCTGGTCGCCACGACCCCGCCTCGCGACCGGCGCAAGTTCGAGGAGCTCAAGCGGCTGCGCTTCAGGAAGGCCGAGGCGCGCTGA
- a CDS encoding alpha/beta fold hydrolase, with translation MTPSLVALATWTLLALAPPAPPTAVLPRFEPAECPFPVEPPERIECGMLIVAENRARPGSREIRLPVRRLRSRSRTPAPDPVLFMPGGPGVSAVEGVRTGRGNPVLDERDFILLEPRGGRHAEPALECPEINAHKADVVAGRLHGDKARRALTRAAERCRQTLTAAGVDLDGYTTEATADDIDDLRRVLGISQLNLSGLSYSTRLMLTVARRHPEGVRSLVLDSVLPPEVGFDEVSSANLWRALDAVFAGCAIDRECGAAYPDLRERFLRLVAAADRKPLPLGLKDATSGGRPVEARGAVVVGAVYGALHDPRRIPHLPRVIARAADGDYTELRPLVEANLGPSDFTWGLRLSVWCSEELPFEDPARLAAQRSPARGLGGLDESGASVEMCRAWNVAPAPAMNEPVRSDVPTLVFAGEFDPDTPPDWGRQLLEYLPNASYVEMRGRSHGASFNRCGGGMVLAFLRAPAAPPAADCVLRERGADFGVAAQPPTNP, from the coding sequence ATGACCCCGTCCCTCGTCGCGCTCGCCACCTGGACGCTCCTCGCGCTCGCGCCCCCCGCGCCCCCCACCGCGGTGTTGCCCCGCTTCGAACCCGCCGAGTGCCCCTTCCCCGTGGAGCCTCCGGAGCGCATCGAGTGCGGAATGCTGATCGTCGCGGAGAACCGCGCCAGGCCGGGGAGCCGCGAGATTCGTCTGCCGGTGCGCCGCCTGCGCAGCCGTTCGCGGACGCCCGCTCCGGACCCCGTGCTCTTCATGCCGGGAGGCCCCGGGGTGAGCGCGGTCGAGGGCGTGCGCACCGGCCGTGGCAACCCGGTGCTGGACGAGCGGGACTTCATCCTCCTCGAGCCGCGCGGTGGCCGCCACGCGGAGCCCGCGCTGGAGTGCCCCGAAATCAACGCGCACAAGGCGGACGTGGTCGCGGGGCGCCTGCACGGTGACAAGGCCCGCAGGGCGCTGACGCGCGCCGCCGAGCGGTGCCGCCAGACGCTGACCGCCGCGGGCGTCGACCTGGACGGCTACACCACGGAGGCCACGGCGGACGACATCGACGACCTGCGCCGGGTGTTGGGCATCTCCCAGCTGAACCTCTCCGGCCTCTCCTACAGCACGCGGTTGATGCTGACCGTCGCGCGCCGACACCCGGAGGGCGTGCGCAGCCTCGTCCTCGACTCGGTGCTGCCGCCCGAGGTGGGCTTCGACGAGGTCTCCAGCGCCAACCTGTGGCGCGCGCTCGACGCCGTCTTCGCCGGGTGCGCCATCGACCGCGAGTGCGGCGCGGCCTACCCCGACCTTCGCGAGCGCTTCCTCCGGCTCGTCGCCGCCGCCGACCGCAAGCCGCTGCCGCTCGGGCTGAAGGACGCCACCTCCGGAGGGCGGCCGGTGGAGGCGCGCGGCGCGGTGGTGGTGGGCGCCGTCTATGGCGCGCTCCACGACCCGCGCCGGATTCCCCACCTGCCCCGCGTCATCGCCCGGGCGGCGGACGGCGACTACACGGAGCTGCGCCCCCTGGTGGAGGCCAACCTGGGGCCGTCCGACTTCACCTGGGGGTTGCGCCTGTCGGTGTGGTGCTCGGAGGAGCTGCCCTTCGAGGACCCGGCGCGCCTCGCCGCCCAGCGCTCGCCCGCGCGGGGCCTGGGCGGCCTCGACGAGAGCGGCGCCTCGGTGGAGATGTGCCGCGCCTGGAACGTCGCCCCCGCGCCCGCCATGAACGAGCCGGTGCGCTCCGACGTGCCCACCCTCGTCTTCGCCGGCGAGTTCGACCCGGACACCCCGCCGGACTGGGGACGCCAGTTGCTGGAGTACCTGCCCAACGCCTCCTACGTGGAGATGCGCGGCCGCAGCCACGGCGCCAGCTTCAACCGCTGCGGCGGAGGCATGGTCCTCGCCTTCCTGCGCGCCCCCGCCGCGCCCCCCGCCGCGGACTGCGTGCTCCGCGAGCGCGGCGCCGACTTCGGCGTCGCGGCCCAGCCCCCCACCAATCCCTGA